In Sander vitreus isolate 19-12246 chromosome 8, sanVit1, whole genome shotgun sequence, the genomic window ATAAATGAAGGCAGGTGTGAGGAgcttaaataaaagatgtttgGGGCAGGCGCTATGGTATGTTACCAGTTCACAAACTCATGCTGtcataaagaaattaaaatataGCTTTAGTGATGACAGATTCACTCTAAGGGTTCCAATTTCTCTGATTCAGACCAAAATAGTGCTGACGAGCTGCTGTGGCAGCCATATTCTGTacatcaaaaacaaaagaaaggaaaCGAAGAACAATAGCACTCTTACAACAACAGCATGTGGCTAACAGCTTTCCCATAAATGCTGACCAAGCACTGAAGTGCCATAATCCCTTAccagtcatatatatatacagttgtaaaaaaaacagagatgacATGAGAatataaaacaagaaataaaatactCACTCAACACATCATACACATACTTACTTCATGCAAAACTAGTCATTTTGGAAAGCTACTATTTACCAGTCAGACACACTTGAGAGGAGGACAGAGACGTGATTTAGAGACTCTAACAGATAATGGATAgcgggagggaggaggaggcggtGGGTGTAAACGGAGGTTAATATCAGGACTACTGGGTACAAGGAGCTCATGACAGAAGCCAAAACCACCACCACAGCAGCAGCCCTGCCCAGGCTCAGCCCCGGGCCTCTCCTCCACCCTCTGCACCAAAAATACCAGCTGCACGATCACAAAGTGGGACTAATCCTCGAGTGCGTCGACCTCGCACCCACCCACACCCTTCAGTCTCCCTCTCATCTCCATGCCCTAGAGTCAGAGGATGCGCCGGCTCTCAGCTCAGCAAATGTCACTAAAGTGCTCTCTCTACTACTATGTTAAGCGCTTCATTGAGGTCAgccaaggaaaacaaaacaacacataaaTGAACATTTGCATAGTATCACACCGCAAATTTCTCAGGCCTCCACCAAAAAATATtatcaaaacatcaaaaaagtctccttaaaaaaaagacaacaatggTTACTTGTGGAGGCATTTCCAACAAGTGTCATAGCTtgactgaggtgtgtgtgtgtgtgtgtgtgtgtgtgtgtgtgtgtgtgtgtgtgtgtgtgtgtttgtgtggggcGTGAGAAATTTGCACAGCTGTCAAGGAAGGAGAAGCTCAAATGGTGGAGACAgctgtcttatttgtgtgtgtgtgttcataagaATGTGagacaaggagagagaaagagagagagagagagagagagagagagagagagagagagagagaaaggagagagaggaaaagagtcCATCCATCTGTGTGTGGTGTGAAGCTGGCTCTGTCTTCAGCTCAGTACTTCGGTACTTTGGTATAATCCTCCACGACAACACTCTTGcacagacacatggagaggaTCATCCCAAAAAGCTGAAGGAAATGGAGTTAACTTAGTTATCAGCGTCGAAAATTGACCAGTAGATCAACCACTCAAACAAATTAATGTCAAATCCAAAGATGTATCCAAAGATTTATACATATACAAGAGTAGCCAGTTTTCAATCTAAATCTAGGGCAAAATTTAGCCAAATTTCCAGAAAATTGCCATAATAAAATGAGAATTAATGTGCATTTCCTGTTATGTGAATGTTAGGAGTTGGTTTATCAAGATAAGCATGCATCGCTATGTTTGTTTCCTAgcattttgacacattttgctTTTACCGATACACCAACTTTTCCACCGTTCGTTATAAATGACCAATTTTGGAAGATACACTTTTGATTTTGTtgagaaatagtttgacatttggggaAATCTGCTCATTTGCTTTGACATGAGATGTGAGATACCAATTTCATGCCTTTCCTAAATATAAAGCTGGAGCtaggagacagttagcttagcataaagactgaaggAGTGGAATCTGTCTTCCAGCACCTCAATAGCCCACTAATTAACAAATTATTATCTCTTTTATTTTATCCATAtaaaaactgaagtgtaaaaacaacacatggTCTTCCAAACCAACTCTTGGCAGGAAGCAGACAAGCGTAAAATggtgaactattcctttaactcaTATTATCTTTGGCTAAACTAAAAAGTCCCCAGGGACCAATTCATGGCCAGTGTGGACAGGAGGAATAATAATAGTGACCAAACTctttaaatgtacagtacacacagcatGTGAGTGTGGTATTAAGATCTCTAAGTCTAGAAAAAATCAGAACAACCTATTCTTTAAGGTTAGTCTAGGGGAGAGATGGTTACCTCAATGACTGCCACACCGACACAGATTCCCAGAATAACTCCACAGTTGTCCAGGAGCCATTTCTCCACGCTGGTTGCACAGCCCTAGAGGAGAgaacaagagagggagaaaaagagagagagagagagagagagagagattaagaaAGACATGGAAAGAGAGGGGTTGCAGACTGTCGTGTGGAGCAGAGATGAATGGCTACGTGATCCCAGCCGGACATGAACAGAGCCTTTTCAAAACACAACTGTTGTCTTTGGACTGAGTCAGTGAGTGGAAGAATAACACGGCTTAGCTGAGCGGAGGAAAacgctagagagagagagagagagagagagagagagagagagagagagagagagagagagagagagtaaagttTCTGAAACACGCAGACCAAACAACAGAACAGTAGAGCTTTCCTGGTGTTTGAACAAATCACACAGCACAAACAACACGCCTCAGCTGTCGGTTTTCTGTGCTGTATACCGTATTGTATACTGTGCTGATTAAGTACGACCACAGTGCCACACTGAGCTGACAGCCGGAGTTACACAACACCAGTCAAAATGACTTAAGTACTGAGTAAAGGTGTAAGTTCTGTCAGAACAATACAGACGTGCTGTAGCATTGTTCACCCAGCTGAAATAACACTGACCAGGGTTTAGACGTAGGTCTGTTAGCATTCACAAATGTTACCATTTAAAACAGCCGAACTAAGTAATATCCaacatgtctgtacagtaaaagaATCATGGCTGATCATCAACCAAAATTGAAACGCTGGCAACAGAGTAAAAACCTGCATTGACGGAGAAAGTCCCGTCATAGTTGGCTCAGCACAATCAAAAGCAGACTGCAGCCAGAGTTGCAACTGCTCTGCACAGCAGTTTCATACGGTGGCTGAGTGAGTGCGTGACCACAAAAATGATGAACCAAAAAGGGAAAGTTGAAAGGACTTTACAACCAATCGCAAGAGTTATGTTACTCTATAACAAAAATGGATTGATATACTGTTTGAGTTATGTTTGCTGTGCCGGCCTTGATACTGAACTGAGATGGGAACATTGGATAAACAGCTGTTGGCTTCATCAGTAAATTCACAatttcaaaatgattttttaACCATAGTGCAGAAACAGCATTGCAGATTTAAGGGTTATGTACCGTTCTATAGATGGGTAGTTCTGTGGATAGGTGCACACACAGGCCTACGTCCTTGATGTCCGTGCCAGGCAGGGTGTCATTGCGACAGGAACAGGAGTAGAGGTTCTGAGAGCTGTTCTTGATCAAAATGTTCTCAGACCAGTTGCCTGGACCCGTCCATCCACAGCACTGCATCTGGTGacatgacagaaagggagatgTGAGTGAAATGATTAGGAGAGAAAGCAAGAGGATAGGctgaaaatgtacaaaaaaggACACAGGAGGACAGACAAAttaatggaaaaataaataaaaggcaaAACTAGCAAATGCGTCGGCTCAGTGAATGATCATTTCTATTGTGGTGTTGAGACCAATCTGTTCTTGGCTGCAGTATTCAGAAAGATCAGGGGAAAAGAGGCTTGgcaggaaaaagaaagagagagaggacgaAGAAGAGAGTGAAGAAACTGCATAAACATCTTCAGAGCATTGAACAATCTGACTTCAGCTTGCTTAGTAATTAATCATTTCATCCAaagtacaaaaaataaacaaaacatagtTTCTCACTTACCCTTAAAGTGTCTGATAATGCAAATAGCTTGGCCCTGTATATTATGGCGCTAGACCGTAATTACGAGCAACCAAGTCAGATAAAGTGTAGAGATTTGGGATACTTCTGACAGCTACGATATCCCCAACCAAAACTAcagaaatgacaacaaaacttgTGCCACTGGCAgttacatataaataaaatcCAATATCCAAATATGTTGCAAAAGTAGCTAATTTAGGCTTTTAAAATGATGTGACTACAAGGCTAGCAGTGTGGTTAACCATGCGCACATATTCCGGTGTAATGGGAAGTAGGCCTATTCCTGTTCTTCCCATTCTGCTGACAATTTGTAACagcattacattgaaaataacTTGAGACTAGTACTGAAGAGTTAAGAGTTCAATTCACATTGGAAACAcccattttataattatatatgCACTTGTGTTACTGTAAGAGTCATTTAGAGTAGCATCTGTGAATCCAACCTGCTGCTGTTCATGTTCATCTGTGTAGCATATAGTGGTATGACAATACTGGCCGGGTGTCATGGGCTGTTTTTCAAACTAATGGGGTATTAATGTTACCATTAACGTAAACTGACATTATATTACAACTGATTTGTTTGATGATTTAGTTTATTCATTTTACATTAGATCTTTGGGTGTGTTTTGTACAAGCCAGGTTGAACTCACCGTCCTCTGAACGTAGTCCCAGGTGTGCTCTGTGGTGCTGTTCTGACCAGTGTAGTTGATTAGCATGCCTTTTATGATGTTGGACATCTCATATTTCAACTGGAGATGAGATGAGAATACATTATCAAGGAGGTTTTATGCGTCACACCAATACTGATCGCTTGTTTTTAGTCGATGCAAATACTATAGATAGCTGAACATGAACAGTATGTGTTTGTAGGAAAGCCATAAAGAAGAGTCAATAGATTGTCCACATAGAAATCCGTCTTTGGTGCAGGATAGAGAGACAGtgctaaaaagaagaaaacaaacacacccacgCTAAATCTTTTTCTGAAATGTACTGGTAACATCTGAACATAATGTTTCTTAGGGCAACACCTCGGGTGGTATTACCCTGTCAAGTCTCATGCTGGGCTGAAACATTGCACAAATACAGCTTAGTAGGAGCACgactctgtgtttatgtgtgtaagaCCACAGAGCGGTGGCAGCAATGTATCTTCAGAGCTCTACGGGTGATGAGCGAGAGCCTCTCCCTATTCTGGGAAATGGCACCACCCTGCCCTGTGGTAAGCCTTAAACACAGGGAGCACGTCTAAcggctgcagacacacacatgctcccagagatacacacaaacacatatgtgcGCACACATACATGCTGGAGGGCAAACAGCTGAAAGGCCTCCGCCTATCCTGAGTCCTACAGGTGTGAGGTTTATCAAAGGAAAGGCTTTTTATGTCCAGGGAGGGAACGACCAAGATCAGAGTATGAAATCGGTCCGAGATGTTGGTGTGTTTAAACACGACACTCCCTTCACACGCACATTGAAAACACACTGGCTGTATTATTTGGGCTGGTGCTATTATTGATTTGATTCTGCGTGATGGTTACCCTCATCCATGGTGTAACTTAAAAAACTGTGTTGAGCGACCGGTAAGAGATGCCCTAATGCTCTGCAGATGTAAAACTCACAAAGGACATGTGATATTAGGATGTATCTTGTTATATTGAATATATTTTTGACATCCAGGTGTATTGTTGTTTTGTGCTTAAGCTTACATGACATATTTAAAATACTCAATTTTTGAGACGATATTTGGTTTGTTGTGACTTGTCTGACTTGTTTTCTAAGTTGCACTTTCCTGGGTTTCCCCCCTGGGCTTATTTAACTATCTATTAAAGGCTCAACTCAACTCAGAGCAATGACTGAAACATATTCAATCACCTCTGGTGAGTTGGTGATGTCGCCTGTAGGGGGTACTGTTTCATCAAAGACTTTAGTAGAAAGTGGTTTCTGTCCATGGGgtaattattactattttagATGAGGCAGTGTTTAACAGACCAATTTAATATGTCCGCATATGACAGCAACTTTAGCAACACTCATTCACCATGAATTAGTTCACCTTCTGCCTctaacacaacatttttttaaaaacccagGGGGGGAACCAAGAAAGACAACAATGGAAACATTCAGTGCGAGAGCCTGCTTACTACTTCCTTTACAGTTGTCACACATCTCGTACAATCCACCTGCTTCATCTCACTTTCTACCAGCATCAGTCACAAACCGACACAATGTCACTTTCCATTCGTTGGGATATAAAACTGTGTTTCATCCCAGGATGCAGGGGGCTTCCTATCAGGTTGACCTAAGATCGAAATGATGCCAGTCACAGCTGTGAAGGGGGAAAGCACAAATACCCAGTAGGCCCCAGTTGTACCAGTGGCAGACAGAAGGGTAGTGGGAGGGAGAGGGCATGAGAATTAGGGGTTAAAGGGCAAAAGAAGAATACATTAGGGAAGAGAGTAACATGGGGGAAAAGACTAAAATACTGTAAAGACAGGAGGACAAATTATACAGAAGTGAAATTGAGAAAATGGAAGGGAGAAAAGTAGAATAATAAAGGACACAGGAGCTAGTGTCTTACCCGATCTCTTTGGAAGTAGATGAGAACTCCAGCAGTGACCTGGGCGATGAGGATGAGCAGGAGGCAGGTGAAGTACTGTGGAAAATGTCAGTATAACATTTATATTcaaaacttttaaaatgctGACAAGAATGCAGGAAATCAATATTCTCCTAGTACAAATTATGGAAAATTacagctagttgagaaaggggagagagagagagagggggaagacatgcaggaaattgtcacaggacagatttgaaccctggacctctgcgttgaggcataaacctccaagtatatgtgtgcctgctctacccactgacccaacccggccaccatttagtttcttttgctgcagaaatttaatataaaaaatgaatgacccatctcagagtagctttataaaatgtacggtttatgaaaaaaaggagacagagacaaaattgtcctggtactcctcttcctctccctcgtgaaggcatttttcttattttctgtgttcatctacagtatattgttcaaataggtcctcttttactgtactaccatatggtcatgcgattgaaagaacctcagcacctgagtgtgtttcctagaagggaatcagctgtgattgatctatttgcataacttcaatcagctgtttctgtatAAAATccaggggatatatttgtgtttcaatttacaatatgagcagctgttcactttgactttagcttataagttaggtttagaacatgatgttatctgttctgacatacagagtgaaagcatttgtaaatttggcaataaaaatccattgttttggtcttggtggagcgtgtgtgtaaaagaagttcaagcattttatatttgtgttaactgtatgcattttgtgtcaaagcaacaagaaatgtgttaattgtatagcctacacagacagatgttgtgctaactgtgttaagagtttaggaaagttgttaaaagtattgaaaaaagtctcACAGCGATCGTAAAAAACAGTATCAAGGGGACATTAACTCCAAATTAATGATAACGTTTCTCCATGTcttctggatgtgtaaataagcaatgGTTTGCTATAgtgccatatcaacttaaaatatgatgatatgtcaatgttgtgtttacaattTGTTTCCTGCCCATGAGGCCAAAAAAAATTCtacattatataataaaaaatgcagAATAGAAAAACTTTTGGGCAGACATTTCTacctttcattttaaattgttgttAATCTGTGTTCAGAGTCTCTAATCTTAAAAAGCCTTCTGCAAGAATATTGTAAGTCATATAACATCTTTCGACAGCCTCATGTATGTCCCTCTTAAGTGTaaaggtggtgtgtgtgtgtgtgtgtgtgtgtgtgtgtgtgtgtgtgtgtgtgtgtgtatgtaagatGGGGGTGTCCTGTGCCAGCTGGTCAGTGTCACTGGGAGAATTAGGTCACAGCAGTTCTTCAGTTAACCCCTAGCAGGTTTAACGCTGTCGAGGTCATGCACCCATCCCCACTCTTGTTGTACCCCTTACATCTCACTGGCTTTATCCCTGTCACCCCCCCTCTCTGTAAATCCACACATGCTGCAAGGCCCCAGCTCACACATAAGCACAAATGCAAAAGGGCTTTAGTGTCAGCAGGAATCTTTCATGTGTTCTTAGCCAAGCTTGAGATCTCAAACAGGTGCATTTAAGTGAATGTATCATGTAAAAAAGTGTACAGTAActacaatacaatatatatacacaataataTTTAGTTGGTAGGCCCTGTagatacaaaaaacattaatacGTTAATTAGAGGGCTAAACACtgctgctgcattttttttcttcaagtaTTATTTTGACTTAACAttagagagatgacaggaaatgagagagcgagagagatagatagatagagagagagagagagagagagagagagatatcgagagagatagatagagcgagagagagagagagagagagagagagagagaccgagtaAAGTTTCTGAAACACGCAGACCAAACAACAGAACAGTTGAGCTTTCCTCTGAAACCAAGGTCCCCGGCCAGACTCTAATGGGGGACGTTGGATTCACGGTCAGCATGTTAAACTCCTAGATCACCCGGGCGCCCCTCTACTCAGAATTCTTCAATTGAGGATTAAAACCTATTGATTTCTCTGTCATACAACATAACATTTAGTTTCCTGTGTGGTGACTGATGACTGCGGTCAGATGTTAGATCTTACACATCTTAAGTTTCACATTTAAACTGCCTGATCTTGGGGATGTTAACCCTAAGTCTGCCTCTTATAAAATGAGACCAAGCTGTAGCATGTTAGAATTGGAGCTTTAAGTGAATGTCATTCCTCACCAGACCCAGCAGACAACGAATTTCGTAGATGGCTCCTATGCAGCCGAAGAAGCCCATGGCCATTGACAAGGAACCCACTCCGATGAGGATGTAGGCAGCCACTTTCACTGTGTCTGATGATTCCTCTGGAGAAAACAGATGTAAACAGACAGTTACACACAAGAGTTAAACTTACAAAGAACCACTGAAACCTATATGGGTGCTGCAAACTAAATACCTGTTACAATAGATTTATAGCAacagtttgtattttatgtcagTTTTTTAGTTAAACTCAgcacctttttttaaacaaaaaacaccagTTAGAACAAAAAATGCACTGACAGATGATTTTTCATGATAACAGCAGCAGGGCCTTGATCTCTGCTCTTGTTCTTCCTTAACCACAGTGTGCAAACAAATGCAGCTCAGAGGAAGGCCTCATTCACATGCAAAACCATTTTGACACACATGGTTACAGCAAGCCAAAACATATTCACAGTGCAAACCTACATCTCTGAATTCAGAGCATTCTGGTGCTTTTCTCCCACaaaagatttattttaataGGCAACCAAAGAGAGTTGGCCAATGTGTGGCGAGATTAATTGATTTCCCTCTTTGGTATGTAGAACAGGAGAGCTACAGGAGAAGGGGGCAGGGACTGCAATGGAAGATTGGAAGGTTGGAGAGGAGATAAACTGGAGCCATTATGTGGCTGTGTGCTATCTGGGCTGGAGGAGCTCCAGAGAGACAGAGTTCGGTCTGCAGATGAAGCCAGAATCTGAGCTCTGTGCAATGACTCCAACTCCGAAAGATTTCTGGGCCAAGCAAACCAGCCAGAGCTATCAGATGGCTCACTCCCATCCATGTGGTGAAGAAGCTGAAAGACACAATGAATATAATGCAATGTTGCTTCTTGGCTTCCCTTATCACATTAGCTGCTGATGCTTCATGCAGCAatcatcatatacagtatacattgtGGCAGATGCACAATGGATATTAATTATGCCACGGACTGTAAAAACAAGTTGTATTTCCAAGTACAACTCTACTGGGTATAACCTAATGACTGTACATACACTGAGCCAACATTTGTCCACACAGACATCCAATTCAGATAATAATTTTATCATGATTTAGCACCACCTTACTTTGCAGACATCCTTAGTCTTTATACTCCATCATGTACACTCAGTATATTCCAAAGATAAATGCATTGTGCATTTTCCTACCATGCAACAATTCTTTGGAATAAAACACTACACTCGACTACAGACGTAAACACAAATGAGATTTTTAAATCAAGACTGAGaaccttttcatttttcatacaacTGAATGTATAGGTTCTCCCATGAACGTAATTATTTGTTGCTTATAACAGCTCATTCCCGTATAAGAATTTATTATAGTTTATATCCAAGTCTATACATATTTTCTGAAGTATTAAgtacttttgacatttttgccttTAATTTAAAGTTGATAGTATAGAGACAGCTGGAATTAAAACAGGGGCATCacagttatatatatacaccttaACCACTTAGGACAGCCCATTCTATATGTAATCAAGAGTTGAAGTGATTAGCCTGATCAATCAAcagggg contains:
- the cd82b gene encoding CD82 molecule b, yielding MGKGCITVTKYFLFLFNLLFFIFGAVIMGFGLWVLFDNQSFIAVLQESSDTVKVAAYILIGVGSLSMAMGFFGCIGAIYEIRCLLGLYFTCLLLILIAQVTAGVLIYFQRDRLKYEMSNIIKGMLINYTGQNSTTEHTWDYVQRTMQCCGWTGPGNWSENILIKNSSQNLYSCSCRNDTLPGTDIKDVGLCVHLSTELPIYRTGCATSVEKWLLDNCGVILGICVGVAVIELFGMILSMCLCKSVVVEDYTKVPKY